Part of the Candidatus Sulfotelmatobacter sp. genome is shown below.
GCGATGTAGTCAAACAACGTCTTGGACGCGGTGCTGAGAGCAATCAAACTGGAGCGGTCCAGCGAATAGGTCATGCCGACGCGCTTGAACGAGCGGTGCAACTGATAACTCACCGAAGTAGTAAAGCCGACGCTCGACTGAGAATAGTTCTGCAAGTTCTGCAGTTGGGCGGCGGGCAGATTCAAAGTCTGTCCGCTGAAAATGGAAAGCTGCCGGGCCTGGTTGTAGCTGATCTTATTGCCAAAAACGGAGAACCCGAACTGTATCGGACGGTCGAACATGTAAGGCTGGGTAAAGCCAAAATTCACGCTGCGCGCCAGGTTTCCGAGACTGATCTGCATCGACAAGGTTTCGCCGCGGCCCAGGAAGTTATTGGTGGCGTAGTTCAGACCGATGAAAGCTCCCTCTAGCCCACTCACGCCGCCGTTCAGTCCAATGCTGTTCTTGCCCTTCTCTTTGACTTTCAGAGTCAGGTCAACCTGTCCATTCTTCTCGTCCAGTTTCTTCTCGGTCACATTCGGATCGTCTGGTTTGAGCTGGTCGAAATAGGAAAGCTGATTCAGTCGCAGCAGGCTCAGTTCCCACAGGCGGGAGTCATACACTCCGCCTTCTTCGAGAGCCAGTTCGCGGCGGATCACTTTGTCGCGAGTGGTCGTGTTGCCAACGAATTCGATGCGGCGTACGTAGAACTGCTTGCCCTCGTCGATGTCGATCTCGAGATAGGCCAGTTTCTTGTCATCGTCGAAGGTGGTCGAGGGAACGCCGGTGTAGTTGATATAGCCGTACTGCCCGTAGGCCTTGCGCAGAGCTTCCAGGCCTTTTGCGATTTTGTCGCGGCTGAAAATGTCTCCATCTTTCAAGGGGAACAGCGAGCGCAGGGCGGCCGTGTTGGAAATCGCCTTGTTGTTCTTGAAGGTTATCTTGCCCAGGCGATACTTGTCGCCTTCCTCGATCGGCATCGTAATATTCACGGACTTGCCCGGGCCCGCCTGCAACAGAGGAATATGCACACCTCTGTGTCCGGTGTCGTGGATTTCGGTCTTCGGGTCGCCAACGTTCGCTTTGAAGTAGCCCCGGTTCTGATATTCCGCCCGCACCCGCTCGGTATCTTCCTCCAGTTTCGTAGCGTCGTAGGTCTTGGCGAACAGGTTCTCCAGGAAGATGGAATGGGGGACCCCGACCGGTTTCAGGTTCTTCATTGCTGCGCGCAGCACGCGCGATTTAATGGCTTTATTGCCTTCGAATGTGATTTTGCCGACTTTAACTTTGGGGCCTTCCTTGATCACAAACGTAATGCCGACCGCAGCAGGGGGAATCTGCCGTACTTCGGTGCGGATGGTCGCAAACTGCCGCCCGTGTTCGGAAAGCAAGCCCTTGATGGAGACTTCCGCTTTCTTGACGCGCGTTGGGTCATATTGGCTTTCTACCACCAGGCCGACCTTGTCCTGCTTAAATCGGTCAAGGACGTCGCTGGTCGATACCGAACTGAGGCCCGTATAGTTAATTTCGCGGATCGTCGGCTTTTCCTTCACCTGGAAAGTCACCCGCCAACCCTTCGGGGTCTGTTCCCGCACGATCTTGAGATCTTCGAAGTAGCCCGTGTTCCACAACGAGTTGAAGTCGCGTTCCAGAGCGGACACGTCATAGACATCCCCAGGCTTGGTGAAGATACGGGCGCGAATGGTCTCGGCAGGGATGCGCCGGTTTCCGCTGACATTGATCTCCGAAATCACGTCGCTCTGCGCCCAGGCCGGGGTCGCGGTCACCAGCAATAATGTGATTAAGGCCCAACAAGATGAGCGCGCATACCGCCCCAGTCCCAACCACGACCTCTGCGATGAAAGCCGTCGCAATGAAAGCATGCGGAATGAAGAAGATGGCCCAGACGCGTCCCCGGGAAAGCGGGGTCGCGTAGACACAACAAGGTTCTCCGAATGAAAGCGAAAAGGAATCGCTACGACCTCAGCCTCTGGGATGTGAGAAAACTGTCATTATACGGCAGTGCAAGGGAAAGCGTCCAAGTCGCAACTCTTTCTGAAGTGGTTCTGCAATAGCCTCAATCACAAAGGTCACGAAGAAACATGAAGTAAAATTTCTTACTGATCACGCTCGCGATACTTCGTGATTCAGGGCCTTTCTTCCTTCTGACCTGTTGCTTCATTGGGATGGCTTGGATAACTCTACATCAACCAAGACGGAATAAAACGTGGCCGAGTTGCCCATGTCGGTAAGTTTTTCTGAGGTGAGGGCATTAATACTCTGGAAGCCAGGGGTCATTTTGGCCCAATTGAGGGTGGCGGACACGACTCCGGGTTGGACCTTGCCATCGACTTTCGCCTTCAATACGATGTCGCCACGGTCGTTGAAGACCCGGACCTCGTCGCCATCGGCAATGCCGCGGGCGCCGGCATCCGCCGAACTGATCTCGAGAAGACCCGGCTCTTCCATTTCCTGAACCGACGGCACATTGGTGAACGTGGAATTGAGAAAGTTATCGGCCTTCCGCGCCAGTAGCTCCAGTGGGAGGGTATGATCCTTTTTCCCATGCCGCGACTCAGTAGGAGGAATAAAGTCGGCGACTGGATCAAGCCCCAAAGCCTTCACCGCCTCGCTGTAAAGCTCCGCCTTCCCCGAGGCAGTTCTAAAATTTCCGTAAGCAAAGGGAAGAAAAGCTTCTGCTTGTGCTGGCAAAGCGGCAGCTTGCCCTGAGCGAATTCGAAGCGGCTGCCCAACGGAGCGAAGCTCCTCGCCGGAAGCCTGCCGAGTGGCGGAAGCCCCGAATCCCAACCGCACCGGGCCCTGTTCCAACCGCTTGCGGCTCATCCCCTCCATCAACGGATTCTTCGACTCCAGAGCTGAGTCGATCATCTCGTCGACGCTCTCTTGAAAGCACTCCTCTTCAAATCCCATCCGCTCCGCCAGCCCGCGGAACAGTTCCACATTTGATCGGCACTCGCCCAGCGGCTCGATGGCCTGATTCGAGACTTGCAGGTAATAATGCCCGTAGCCCTTTTGCAAATCTTTGTGCTCGAAGAATGTGGTCGCTGGCAGCACGACATCGGCATAGTCGGTGGTGTCGGTTAGAAATTGCTCGTGCACCACGGTAAACAGATCCGGCCGCAACAGCCCGCGGACCACTTCATTATGCTCCGGACAAACCGCCGCTGGATTGCAGTTGTAAACAAACAAGGCCTTCACCGGCGGATCATTCCCTGTGTTGAGCACGCGTCCCAACTTGACCATATTGACGGTTCGCGCTTCCCGCCCCAGCGCAGTGTGCATCAGATCGGGACGCTTTAATCCTTCAGTGTTCAGATCCACCGCTCCGCTCACAGACATCTGCAACCCGCCGCCGATTTCTTTCCATGATCCAGTGATGCAGGGCAGCATGCAGATTGCCCGCGTCGCCATACCGCCGCCTTCCGAGCGCTGCACGCCATAGTTCAGGCGAATTACCGAAGGTCTTACTGCGGCATACTCCCGCGCCAGCCTGCGAATATCGTCAGCCGCGATCCCCGTCCATTGCTCGACACGCTCCGGTGAATACTCCTTCACCTTCTCCTGCAATTGCTCGAAGCCCAGCGTGTATTTAGAAACATAATCGGCGTCGTGCAGATTTTCGCCGATGATGACGTGCATCATGCCCAGCGCCAGCGCCGCGTCCGTTCCCGGATTGATGGGCAAATACCAGTCGGCGCACTCTGCGGTCCGTGTGCGATAGGGATCGATCACCACAAGCTTTGCGCCATTGCGCCGCGCCTCGGCGATGAACGGCCACAAATGAACGTTATTGCCGTGGATGTTCGACGCCCACGCAATGATGTATTTGGAATGCCGAAACTGCTCCGGCTCAGTGCCAAGCTTCACGCCGTAAACAGATTTCAGCCCCGCTTCGCCGGCCGCCGAACAGATCGTCCGATCAAGCTGCGAAGCGCCGAGCCGGTGAAAAAATCGCCGGTCCATGGAAGCGCTATTGAGCGCTCCCAAAGTACCGCCATAGGAATAGGGCAGGATCGCCTCACTGCCGAACTCGCGAGTAATCGCGCGAAAGCGCAAGGCGATCTCATCGAGGGCCTCGTCCCACGAAATCCGCTCCCAGGCGTGTGTCGCACTTGCCTGTGTGGGGACAGCCGCCCTCGGCTGTCCATGCGGAGCGAAGCTCCGCTGCCCCGCCGCCGGCCCCTTAGCCGCGATCCGTCGCATCGGATACATCACCCGATCCGGCGAATACACCCGATCCAGATATTTCGCCACCTTCGCGCACAAAAACCCGCGCGTCACAGGATGTTCCGGGTCCCCCTGAATCCGCGTCGCCCGCCCATCCTGCACGGTAATCAGCACCCCGCAAGCATCCGGGCAATCGTGTGGACACGCGGCATGAATTACCTGCTTCATCCTTACGATTATAGAGTGCTTGTCTCGGTGCTGCGAACAAAACAAAAAGGCATCCGAAAAACGAATGCCTTCCCTGAATGTCCAGCTAAGAATGCAGGGCCAACGACCGACGACTAACGACCGACGACTTACTTTAGTTCCAACACTTCATTTTCTTTGCCCTTGCTCATCTCTTCCATCTTCTTAATCTCGCCGTCGGTCAGCTTCTGAATTTCTTCGAGCGAGCGCTTCTCATCGTCTTCGGTAATCTTCTTGTCTTTCAGGGCCTTTTTGATCGCGTCGTTGCCGTCGCGCCGAATGTTGCGAACCGCCGTCCGGTGCTCTTCGAGTATCCGATGCAGATGCTTCACCATATCCTGGCGGCGCTCCTGCGTGAGCGGCGGTACCGGGATGCGGATGAGTTTGCCGTCGTTCATGGGATTCAATCCCATCTCACCAGACCGGATCGCCTTTTCAATCGCGCCCAGTTGTGAAGTGTCAAATGGCTGCACCGTAATCAACTGCGCCTCAGGCGCGTGCACCTGCGCGACCTGATTCAGCGGCATTTGCGAACCATAGTAGTCGACACTCACGTTATCGAGCATGTGCACGTTCGCGCGCCCGGTGCGTACCCCGGCCATGGCCTTGCGAAAATCTTCTACGGCCTTATCCATGCGCGTTTTTAGTTGCGCATACGTTTCTTTCAGTCCGGCAATCTGGGCCATCATCGCCATAGGGTAGGCCTCCGTGTTACGCGGTCAAAACGTGGAATTATAAACCCGTCAAAAATAACCTGCCACGGATTTTGCACGGATGAACACGGATCAAGATCGCGATTTATCCGTGTGCATCCGTGCAAATCCGTGGCTAAACTTGCGCGCTGACCATGGACCCGATCTTCTCGCCGAGCACTACGCGGCGGATATTTCCGTGGTGGTTCAGGTTGAAAACGATGATCGGCAGGTTATTGTCCTTGCAGAGGCTGATGGCCGTCGAGTCCATTACTTTCAGGCCCAGCTTGAGAACATCCATGTAGGAGATGTGGTTGAATTTCTTGGCACCATCGACCTTCAGCGGGTCGGCGTCGTAAATGCCATCCACGCGCGTGGCCTTGAGAATGGCGTCGGCCTTGATCTCCATGGCGCGCAGCGAGGCTGCGGTGTCGGTCGAAAAATATGGATTGCCCGTGCCGCCAGCAAAAATCACGACGCGGCCTTTTTCCAGATGCCGAATCGCACGCCGCCGGATGAACGGCTCCGCCACCTGCTTCATTTCGATCGCCGATTGTACCCGCGTGTAAACGTCCTGCTTCTCCAACGCATCCTGTAATGCCAGTGCATTGATCACGGTGGCCAGCATGCCCATGTGGTCGGCTGAGACGCGGTCCATGTCCTTGGCCTGCTGCGCCACGCCGCGGAAAAAATTTCCTCCGCCGACGACAATCGCGAGCTGCACGCCCAGCTTGTGAACGTCCGCCAGTTCCGCCGCGACTTCGTGGATGCGTGCCGTATCGACGCCAAAGCCCTGATTGGCCGCGAGCGCCTCACCGGAAATCTTGAGCAGGATTCGTTTGAAGGCAGGGGTAGGAGTCGTCATGAGATATCAGTCTAGCAGCGAAGTTAGTAACGCCGGCGTCCCGCCGGCTGTTGCGGGGGCGTCTCGCCCACGCACCGGAGAGTCAGGAAAAT
Proteins encoded:
- the bamA gene encoding outer membrane protein assembly factor BamA, which encodes MTATPAWAQSDVISEINVSGNRRIPAETIRARIFTKPGDVYDVSALERDFNSLWNTGYFEDLKIVREQTPKGWRVTFQVKEKPTIREINYTGLSSVSTSDVLDRFKQDKVGLVVESQYDPTRVKKAEVSIKGLLSEHGRQFATIRTEVRQIPPAAVGITFVIKEGPKVKVGKITFEGNKAIKSRVLRAAMKNLKPVGVPHSIFLENLFAKTYDATKLEEDTERVRAEYQNRGYFKANVGDPKTEIHDTGHRGVHIPLLQAGPGKSVNITMPIEEGDKYRLGKITFKNNKAISNTAALRSLFPLKDGDIFSRDKIAKGLEALRKAYGQYGYINYTGVPSTTFDDDKKLAYLEIDIDEGKQFYVRRIEFVGNTTTRDKVIRRELALEEGGVYDSRLWELSLLRLNQLSYFDQLKPDDPNVTEKKLDEKNGQVDLTLKVKEKGKNSIGLNGGVSGLEGAFIGLNYATNNFLGRGETLSMQISLGNLARSVNFGFTQPYMFDRPIQFGFSVFGNKISYNQARQLSIFSGQTLNLPAAQLQNLQNYSQSSVGFTTSVSYQLHRSFKRVGMTYSLDRSSLIALSTASKTLFDYIAFRGISGPNAVNGIITSKIFPNFSFNHLDSGISPHSGRQMTLGAQIAGLGGTVRSVQPIVQYKQFIPVQNRRNTIGFTANGSYISGYGGLVAPPFQRSFMGGENDLRGFDIRSISPVAFLPSSNVITLTNPDGTPVPKNPANPRQGNWTIPIPVDQIVFPGGDLSMWSNLEYRITIAGPVAIAPFVDTGIDAIVRPSQLQIATAQYDLVIGTPFGCPTLDTGFNCTGGNILNPKPAQNLQVLSQTNWKPRMSTGLELQMFLPVVNAPFRIYWAYNPLRLDDNANPPIPITRGMFPAGAAGDYTYHLAVNTYAPSFLLREPRKTFRFTVATTF
- a CDS encoding molybdopterin-dependent oxidoreductase — protein: MKQVIHAACPHDCPDACGVLITVQDGRATRIQGDPEHPVTRGFLCAKVAKYLDRVYSPDRVMYPMRRIAAKGPAAGQRSFAPHGQPRAAVPTQASATHAWERISWDEALDEIALRFRAITREFGSEAILPYSYGGTLGALNSASMDRRFFHRLGASQLDRTICSAAGEAGLKSVYGVKLGTEPEQFRHSKYIIAWASNIHGNNVHLWPFIAEARRNGAKLVVIDPYRTRTAECADWYLPINPGTDAALALGMMHVIIGENLHDADYVSKYTLGFEQLQEKVKEYSPERVEQWTGIAADDIRRLAREYAAVRPSVIRLNYGVQRSEGGGMATRAICMLPCITGSWKEIGGGLQMSVSGAVDLNTEGLKRPDLMHTALGREARTVNMVKLGRVLNTGNDPPVKALFVYNCNPAAVCPEHNEVVRGLLRPDLFTVVHEQFLTDTTDYADVVLPATTFFEHKDLQKGYGHYYLQVSNQAIEPLGECRSNVELFRGLAERMGFEEECFQESVDEMIDSALESKNPLMEGMSRKRLEQGPVRLGFGASATRQASGEELRSVGQPLRIRSGQAAALPAQAEAFLPFAYGNFRTASGKAELYSEAVKALGLDPVADFIPPTESRHGKKDHTLPLELLARKADNFLNSTFTNVPSVQEMEEPGLLEISSADAGARGIADGDEVRVFNDRGDIVLKAKVDGKVQPGVVSATLNWAKMTPGFQSINALTSEKLTDMGNSATFYSVLVDVELSKPSQ
- the frr gene encoding ribosome recycling factor — protein: MAMMAQIAGLKETYAQLKTRMDKAVEDFRKAMAGVRTGRANVHMLDNVSVDYYGSQMPLNQVAQVHAPEAQLITVQPFDTSQLGAIEKAIRSGEMGLNPMNDGKLIRIPVPPLTQERRQDMVKHLHRILEEHRTAVRNIRRDGNDAIKKALKDKKITEDDEKRSLEEIQKLTDGEIKKMEEMSKGKENEVLELK
- the pyrH gene encoding UMP kinase — its product is MTTPTPAFKRILLKISGEALAANQGFGVDTARIHEVAAELADVHKLGVQLAIVVGGGNFFRGVAQQAKDMDRVSADHMGMLATVINALALQDALEKQDVYTRVQSAIEMKQVAEPFIRRRAIRHLEKGRVVIFAGGTGNPYFSTDTAASLRAMEIKADAILKATRVDGIYDADPLKVDGAKKFNHISYMDVLKLGLKVMDSTAISLCKDNNLPIIVFNLNHHGNIRRVVLGEKIGSMVSAQV